The Tistrella mobilis genome window below encodes:
- a CDS encoding tetratricopeptide repeat protein translates to MPISRQTDRLDNAVTTGRSGTIDGIDAFIGGFLGYRTEAVDLLPAADADHDSALAQAYAAALHMFAETPDAVANATPYLARAEAAAGDATPRERLTVEAVGAWVRGDMPRAIRLHEETVSRFPRDLVAAKLGQYHAFNLGDSPTMLRIVDHAVPHASEVAELHGMRAFALEQCHLIDEAEAEAREAIRLRRDEPWAHHAIAHVCLSRGRTDEGLAFMREMSETWVGLNSFMSTHNWWHLCLFLLDRDRVDEIFDIYDGRVWGVWKEYSQDQINAVSLLMRLELAGIDVGDRWADLGTYLAARTGDHVQPFLDLQYLYGLARAGLTEKAEALRLAIHAHARAVPSFLVPAWAEVAVPAADGLLAHAKGEWQGAIRGLGQALPRMTEIGGSHAQRDLFEQVYLDALIRAGRLVPAQQMLELRRAATPEVPATLRALSDVYGRLGLDARAQALLTHADALTRRYRG, encoded by the coding sequence ATGCCGATCAGCCGACAGACCGACCGTCTCGACAATGCCGTCACCACCGGCCGGTCGGGCACCATCGACGGCATCGACGCCTTCATCGGCGGCTTTCTGGGCTACAGGACCGAGGCGGTGGATCTGCTGCCCGCGGCGGATGCCGATCATGATTCGGCCCTGGCCCAGGCCTATGCAGCGGCCCTGCACATGTTTGCCGAAACCCCCGATGCGGTCGCCAATGCCACCCCTTATCTGGCCCGTGCCGAGGCGGCGGCCGGTGACGCCACCCCGCGCGAACGGCTGACGGTGGAGGCGGTGGGGGCCTGGGTCCGGGGCGACATGCCGCGGGCGATCCGGCTGCATGAAGAGACGGTGAGCCGCTTCCCGCGCGACCTGGTCGCGGCCAAGCTCGGCCAGTATCACGCCTTCAATCTGGGCGACAGCCCGACCATGCTGCGCATCGTCGACCACGCCGTGCCCCATGCGTCCGAGGTTGCCGAGCTGCACGGCATGCGCGCCTTCGCGCTGGAACAGTGCCACCTGATCGACGAGGCGGAGGCGGAAGCGCGCGAGGCGATCCGCCTGCGTCGCGACGAGCCCTGGGCCCATCACGCCATCGCCCATGTCTGCCTCAGCCGCGGCCGCACCGACGAGGGCCTGGCCTTCATGCGTGAGATGAGCGAGACCTGGGTCGGGCTCAACTCGTTCATGTCGACCCATAATTGGTGGCATCTCTGCCTGTTCCTGCTCGACCGCGATCGGGTGGACGAGATTTTCGACATCTATGACGGCCGGGTCTGGGGCGTGTGGAAGGAATATTCCCAGGACCAGATCAATGCCGTCTCGCTGCTGATGCGGCTGGAACTGGCCGGGATCGATGTCGGCGACCGCTGGGCCGATCTCGGCACCTATCTGGCGGCGCGTACCGGCGACCATGTCCAGCCCTTCCTGGACCTGCAATATCTCTATGGCCTGGCCCGCGCCGGGCTGACGGAGAAGGCGGAGGCGCTGCGGCTGGCGATCCATGCCCATGCCCGCGCCGTGCCGTCCTTCCTGGTCCCGGCCTGGGCGGAGGTGGCCGTTCCGGCCGCCGATGGCCTGCTGGCCCATGCGAAGGGCGAATGGCAGGGGGCGATCCGCGGCCTGGGTCAGGCCCTGCCGCGGATGACCGAGATCGGCGGCAGCCATGCCCAGCGCGACCTGTTCGAGCAGGTCTATCTGGATGCCCTGATCCGGGCCGGCCGGCTGGTCCCCGCCCAGCAGATGCTGGAACTGCGCCGGGCGGCCACGCCCGAGGTGCCGGCGACGCTGCGCGCGCTGTCCGATGTTTACGGCAGGCTTGGTCTGGACGCCCGCGCCCAGGCGCTGCTGACCCATGCCGATGCCCTGACCCGCCGCTATCGCGGCTGA
- a CDS encoding tellurite resistance TerB family protein: MVLISAADREMTDFEMKAIGDTVQGLPVFRDFDATTLPAIASDCVGMLQNEDGLDAVLDHLAADLPAKLRETAYALACEVAAANGSVSQEVMRLLEILRHHLNIDRLIAAAIERGVRARYAHI; encoded by the coding sequence ATGGTTCTGATCTCCGCCGCCGATCGCGAGATGACCGATTTCGAGATGAAAGCGATCGGCGACACGGTTCAGGGCCTGCCCGTGTTCCGCGATTTCGACGCGACCACGCTCCCCGCCATCGCGTCGGATTGCGTCGGCATGCTCCAGAACGAGGACGGGCTCGATGCCGTGCTCGACCATCTGGCCGCCGACCTGCCGGCCAAGCTGCGCGAGACCGCCTATGCGCTGGCCTGCGAAGTGGCCGCCGCCAACGGCTCGGTCAGCCAGGAGGTGATGCGTCTGCTCGAAATCCTGCGCCATCATCTGAACATCGATCGCCTGATCGCGGCTGCGATCGAACGCGGCGTCCGCGCCCGCTACGCCCATATCTGA
- a CDS encoding ribonuclease HII produces the protein MAAAEAALARELADPLAVVGIDEAGRGPWAGPVVAAAVILDPARPIEGLADSKKLSRRKREALFPLIMERARVGIGEASVREIDRLNILKASMLAMRRAFADLDAGGRLPELAIVDGDHTPELPVPAVPVIGGDGRSAAIGAASIIAKVTRDRIMAELDLIHPGFGWAHNAGYGTAEHLTALERQGTTGHHRTSFAPIARLIAGTPVEIEPASGEVAAE, from the coding sequence ATGGCTGCGGCAGAGGCGGCGCTTGCCCGCGAACTGGCCGATCCGCTGGCCGTGGTCGGGATCGACGAGGCCGGCCGCGGCCCCTGGGCGGGCCCCGTGGTCGCAGCGGCGGTGATCCTGGATCCCGCGCGCCCGATCGAGGGGCTGGCCGACAGCAAGAAGCTCAGCCGCAGGAAGCGCGAAGCCCTGTTTCCGCTGATCATGGAACGCGCCCGGGTCGGTATCGGCGAAGCCTCGGTGCGCGAGATCGACCGGCTGAACATCCTGAAGGCGAGCATGCTGGCCATGCGCCGCGCCTTTGCAGACCTCGACGCCGGCGGCCGCCTGCCGGAGCTTGCGATCGTCGATGGCGACCATACGCCCGAACTGCCGGTGCCGGCGGTGCCGGTGATCGGCGGCGACGGCCGCTCTGCCGCGATCGGCGCAGCCTCGATCATAGCCAAGGTCACCCGCGACCGGATCATGGCCGAGCTGGACCTGATCCATCCGGGCTTCGGCTGGGCGCATAATGCCGGCTATGGCACCGCCGAGCATCTGACCGCGCTGGAACGCCAGGGTACCACCGGCCACCACCGGACCAGTTTCGCACCGATCGCCCGGCTGATTGCCGGAACGCCGGTGGAGATCGAGCCGGCATCGGGCGAGGTGGCGGCGGAATGA
- a CDS encoding site-specific DNA-methyltransferase, producing MRRRRSDIAPARIPVPAPVDPIDPEAVAGSVLAGDCIEVMRRLPAGSVDMIFADPPYNLQLAGPLHRPNNSRVAAVEDAWDKFPDFAAYDAFTHAWMAEARRVLKPQGTIWVIGSYHNIFRVGAAIQDLGFWILNDVIWRKTNPMPNFRGRRFTNAHETLIWAARDARTRYRFNYKALKRLNDGLQMRSDWLLPICSGPERLKDGDGRKAHATQKPLALLYRVLQAATAPGDLVLDPFFGTGSTGVAAKALGRRFIGIERDPGYVELATRRLAEAPETPDPKLLGGDGVEREPRIAFGLLVETGLLPVGTKLWDRHARHSVKVRADGLVETGRGRSAAFGSIHQMGVKASGGPSCNGWTFWHTRARNGTLTPIDELRRRLRAEMAEEPPMAAEDVDEPPAAAAEDAAGAGGEPTADAPAVLSATN from the coding sequence ATGAGGCGCCGACGCAGCGACATCGCGCCCGCCCGGATACCGGTCCCGGCTCCGGTGGACCCGATCGACCCCGAGGCCGTGGCCGGCAGCGTGCTTGCCGGCGACTGCATCGAGGTGATGCGCCGCCTGCCTGCGGGATCGGTCGACATGATCTTCGCCGACCCGCCCTATAATCTGCAGCTGGCGGGACCGCTGCACCGGCCCAACAACAGCCGGGTGGCTGCAGTCGAGGATGCCTGGGACAAATTCCCCGATTTCGCCGCCTATGACGCCTTCACCCATGCCTGGATGGCCGAAGCCCGCCGGGTGCTGAAGCCCCAGGGCACGATCTGGGTGATCGGCAGCTATCACAACATCTTCCGGGTCGGCGCCGCGATCCAGGATCTGGGCTTCTGGATCCTGAACGACGTGATCTGGCGCAAGACCAACCCGATGCCCAACTTTCGCGGCCGGCGTTTCACCAATGCCCACGAGACCCTGATCTGGGCCGCACGCGATGCCCGCACCCGCTATCGCTTCAACTACAAGGCGCTGAAACGGCTGAACGACGGGCTGCAGATGCGCAGCGACTGGCTGCTGCCGATCTGTTCCGGCCCCGAGCGGCTGAAGGATGGCGACGGCCGCAAGGCCCATGCGACCCAGAAACCGCTGGCCCTGCTCTACCGGGTGCTCCAGGCCGCAACCGCGCCGGGGGATCTGGTGCTCGACCCGTTCTTCGGCACCGGATCGACCGGCGTCGCCGCCAAGGCGCTGGGCCGGCGCTTCATCGGCATCGAACGCGACCCGGGCTATGTCGAGCTGGCGACGCGACGGCTTGCCGAGGCGCCCGAGACGCCGGACCCGAAGCTGCTGGGCGGCGACGGGGTGGAGCGCGAGCCGCGCATCGCCTTCGGTCTGCTTGTCGAAACCGGCCTGCTGCCGGTCGGCACGAAGCTCTGGGACAGGCATGCCCGCCATTCGGTCAAGGTCCGTGCCGACGGGCTGGTGGAAACCGGCCGCGGCCGCAGCGCCGCCTTCGGCTCCATCCATCAGATGGGGGTGAAGGCCTCGGGCGGGCCGTCCTGCAACGGCTGGACCTTCTGGCACACCCGCGCCCGCAACGGCACGCTGACCCCGATCGACGAGCTGCGCCGCCGGCTGCGCGCGGAAATGGCCGAGGAACCGCCGATGGCGGCGGAAGATGTCGACGAACCGCCGGCCGCGGCGGCGGAGGATGCGGCCGGTGCCGGGGGTGAGCCCACGGCTGACGCACCGGCCGTCCTCTCTGCCACGAACTGA